In Salvelinus fontinalis isolate EN_2023a unplaced genomic scaffold, ASM2944872v1 scaffold_0002, whole genome shotgun sequence, one DNA window encodes the following:
- the LOC129841919 gene encoding uncharacterized protein LOC129841919 isoform X3 — MRRHCWVIVLAGMLSYFNPERALGAPQREFSQSRAASLSSPPYVVILISCSGLVSFVLLLFTCLCCKKGGVGFNVSLHHEFDNAEGEECSGGSSPAQEDSLSSCPSLPEVYTLPLRDRANCPALQDDSDSKSKYFRRHTLNYLQEIGNGWFGKVILAEVLCDCSSSQAVVKELRVSASPLEQRKFLAESEPYRSLQHPNILQCLGQCNESIPFLLVMEFCQLGDLKRYLRAQRKSDGMTPDLLTREMLTLQRMAFEITSGLLHLHENNYIHSDLALRNCLLTSDLTVRIGDYGLSHNHYKDDYYLTSDKLWIPLRWIAPELLEEYRGSLIVTDQTKTSNLWSLGVVIWELFEFGSQPHRHLSDEEVLTFVIRERQITLAQPRLKLSHADYWYEIMQSCWLPPSQRPSIAEVFLLLSSLLAAERGMSRRRVGEDEEDEDEEYEEGRGRRGESDESFERRWDSLRPPAFQAAASERQREREYGKDYRGNSYPLLDPVGNCITPSSTELDDILTVTETSKGLNFEYFWEKAHARRGYQPLPPPQPIPTVNPSHRQSLDTPTVVPVISARSPSLASEYFIRLEEHTPQDKSPSLKGKAHSFRSDSLCPGDLELVEIRSGMLGKERAPYSSDEEYTGRGGKSIQTVRSSEVQLRVPNTGVAEFKDTSSRVTDFSVVDLGDDDEEEGREGDSRSSTGSQAPVLPPKPRSMSTSSGNHLHSRPLPVPPLGYHRIGLGLGHYSMSGKIETMDPLIGSCLPSSYDHLGFQRPRQTMPPSPSLSPSLPQSSHPIYPTPQTCPPPLPPHYKPQRGLYYSYGVGSYSRYSKPQMYSQRDPLSCDYSDQQGGVRRTASLHNTKGTSHFRSKDFDSPIRRQNVFRPVYRNISHSESGVPRIERHSSSSPTYSDEDDSPFMSPEKSSGGGTTVPTSSLSEDADPATAELFSRGMKRTQSRLATILPAIWREDAELQADSVTDAKISPMHLFLTEISSVSESNDAKSKEGRTSWEGETEREKKRDGERSGNFLQPLRGGMRRSRSLVTELGSAEQTLGPDRNTQMWTEVERVRKGSIQRDLFLTEITNTGRMDAGMERDPVKFLHPPGSRSRLYTYTCAPGLPSYAEAEEAYSRGMRRSRSLLSEITVGRQESESQETEKETEKEQMTREEFLKEIQSAETFLTEIISRQNTTASNKHCEDLSQSPTPMSPEYESICIDPDSSQTIRFQSESSIRTSNRGKDDVAPEAIYAQVTKRAKKSEIKVTIRPEIPVLQIGSNKQSVKQEEECPTDTTCLKDSPSSLTDPTTDTNSHPDSQPQPGDFVFSEIMPKNGLLLYQTFPSTKTEEDVSEGPALPVRETQRVRERVELSRQAQVQSLSQDSVTGEVEESEKKPCDDESSISVDEKESRGQNNVVERNCERMKGDAEVRDTGQGCQKQEVVDDILHDLTTETSETDRACQIESKDHKEEGSESSKGCDSQMKNDTSHCSTAQSHNPNVESYLQINKQNSQINQKGRSDPSQKSPAAVPTTPDWDQSSDLSLSTMTPSDSFLSSLTPSSADCLTPGDPCVGGEGPGGWRVLGTETPHRDSAYFSDSDWEGDGLSRKGSDGLSVTRPGSGRGGEKGTLTGIEEKTELEDEGETGGKSPLKMISNKGIDIEREKETVLEQNAHVQDISQNSDGGYKDMSSIQENDLSLKEVEHKTGLESEQREDSGMFHNESGESDEKGLVHPGLLSDNSQTKENNEFIAKLFSNLDDAPLKGFSYNDGTQICNHYTEGVISHVESNDFRFHDSTDKDLTLPSNSTTKTDCLKLISAIQTKDNKLENEELPGIEERENDNSMKDTTEPVTALHGDHDNRESRLSRFYGIQTSEVKLSEYIPVVLDPNDGESTNDEESKLASSFWAEGDTEGTEREDGQGLEIQHTDANELGLRNLCYSEESEDERAKAKSETEKQLAAGELCNAMKEKSPQRGPVTGSQSGSLSRDGSAETVDRESPEDLELKAKELWNTLEEGEGSGGGVVRGEFDCHRFQQGDLHLWPSENDQWASPENRIQEAELGLEFFSAFGKTWEEREQLVVGREFWEAEENDELAGSEPHPAVLQDSEDTSNDERQGRVAYLEIKGELSQKQALSSSIDSQLSQALDVQQEENIENPDRFDDNDEQNVEGDQLVVEVENREIPEHETFARGRQFRSLTETGGDSESQTASLLNDLDGNIAQDEGNQNFNRLNHLSEVQMEEGAMAENSIEKEQDFELDNHLAPTVKSIYLGVSICLTGVPQVDLSGLQHIEPSIRIEEADSTRQLVGEDKEGGVDIVNTGEDLIDISLLCDPVSYPNDNDLEDIASCTDLSGSQGDNFQFSSVDFPSPPLSIDIDMQEDRLQSLDDSFPSPPPSVIEIDDDRGLINLDYLGSDFITSAERDPKIDPTPHTDIPEPPPLPPTTTHNRGISANLDLSPVHPTLPLFSGESQNQSRLTSNMSEDDRNNLSQKNTTTTSTTLPSFPQSPLNTIPELLISEWKDLDEEPLEDFEKLEQLCCISGDEEDTLGDLFLGNLELLESMKKMPEQKTKASGESDKGEETCGTSMPEGKRRVELKEEVDGISESADWLARSVPSAVQDIPTGAKLSPQEERCELQFPSAISPCHSPDSKDQRSLSKMPTKNGLMMQVCEERLQFSLCENVKTNVLRGATVSDSVILRPWGDQPFDGGGDTVSVKDVGSEEEPDTKPNSEPQSESDATDSEPLTVIQQPEVTPPQPVANQAMKAKLARLSLSLSLPPLPLALPLSSSPKGGFREGGLHRDRSGRRRGASPGSDPDEDEEEEQEDEGSRRVIVVTETDVGKRVGLRSLLKSPREPIDKEKDRGRNVSFFDDVTVYLFDQETPTIELSSSTRTSPAPTPNKITKFDLHAKAKSPKEKGTCQSNRGRPWGPTQ; from the exons GAGTCTCCAACATCCCAACATCCTTCAGTGTTTGGGCCAATGCAACGAGAGCATTCCCTTCCTGCTGGTCATGGAGTTCTgtcagttg GGTGACCTGAAGAGGTACCTGAGAGCCCAGAGGAAGTCAGATGGGATGACCCCTGACCTTCTGACCCGGGAAATGCTGACCCTGCAGAGGATGGCGTTTGAAATCACCTCTGGCCTGCTGCACCTCCACGAGAATAACTACATCCACAG TGATCTGGCTTTGAGGAACTGTCTCCTTACCTCTGACCTCACTGTCAGAATCGGAGACTATGGGCTGTCTCACAACCACTACAAg GATGACTATTACCTAACATCAGACAAGCTGTGGATTCCCCTGAGGTGGATAGCGCCAGAGCTGCTGGAGGAGTACAGAGGATCTCTGATCGTCACTGACCAGACCAAGACCAGCAATCTGTG GTCTCTGGGGGTGGTGATCTGGGAGCTGTTTGAGTTTGGTTCTCAGCCTCACAGGCACCTGAGtgatgaggaagtgttgaccttcgtcatcagagagagacagatcacccTGGCCCAGCCACGGCTCAAACTCTCCCACGCTGACTACTG GTATGAGATCATGCAGTCCTGTTGGCTCCCTCCTTCCCAACGCCCCTCCATCGCTgaggtattcctcctcctctcctcccttctggcTGCTGAGCGAGGGATGTCCcgaaggagagtgggagaggacgAGGAGGATGAGGACGAGGAGtatgaggaagggagaggaagaagaggagagagcgaTGAGTCATTTGAGAGACGGTGGGATTCTCTCCGTCCTCCAGCCTTCCAGGCTGCAGCGAgtgaacgacagagagagagggagtatggGAAGGATTACAGGGGGAACTCCTACCCTCTACTGGACCCCGTGGGGAACTGCATCACCCCATCCTCCACAGAACTCGATGACATCCTGACAGTCACGGAGACCAGTAAAGGGTTAAATTTTGAGTACTTCTGGGAGAAGGCCCATGCGAGGCGGGGCTACCAACCACTTCCTCCTCCCCAGCCAATCCCGACGGTCAACCCCTCCCACAGACAATCCCTAGACACACCCACTGTTGTACCTGTGATAAGTGCACGTAGCCCCTCCCTCGCCAGCGAGTACTTCATCCGATTGGAGGAGCACACCCCTCAAGATAAGTCCCCATCTCTTAAAGGGAAAGCGCACTCTTTCCGTTCTGACTCGTTGTGTCCTGGAGATCTGGAGCTAGTGGAGATACGCAGCGGAATGCTGGGCAAAGAACGCGCGCCGTACAGTTCTGATGAGGAGTACACTGGGCGAGGTGGGAAATCCATCCAGACCGTACGATCCAGCGAGGTCCAGCTAAGGGTCCCCAACACTGGGGTGGCAGAGTTCAAAGACACCTCCAGTAGGGTAACTGACTTCTCTGTGGTGGATTTAggagatgatgatgaggaggaggggcgTGAAGGAGACAGTAGGTCATCCACTGGTTCTCAGGCCCCTGTCCTGCCTCCCAAGCCACGTTCTATGTCAACCTCCTCGGGCAACCACCTCCACTCGCGCCCCCTCCCTGTGCCTCCGTTGGGCTACCACCGAATAGGGCTTGGGCTGGGTCACTATTCCATGAGTGGTAAGATAGAAACGATGGACCCTCTGATAGGCAGCTGCCTGCCATCATCATATGATCACTTAGGGTTCCAACGTCCTCGTCAGACCATGCCCCCCTCCCCGTCACTCTCCCCCTCACTACCCCAGTCCAGCCACCCCATCTACCCCACTCCCCAAacatgtcctccccctctcccaccccactacaagCCCCAAAGGGGCCTGTATTACAGCTATGGTGTAGGTAGCTACTCCAGATACAGTAAGCCCCAGATGTACTCTCAAAGAGACCCACTATCCTGTGACTACTCAGACCAACAAGGTGGTGTACGGCGCACAGCATCCTTGCACAACACAAAGGGAACATCCCATTTCCGCTCAAAAGACTTTGACTCTCCAATACGACGCCAGAACGTATTTCGCCCTGTTTACCGCAACATCTCCCACTCCGAGTCCGGGGTCCCCAGAATTGAGAGGCACTCATCCTCCAGTCCCACCTATTCAGATGAGGATGACTCCCCCTTTATGTCCCCTGAGAAATCCAGTGGGGGAGGGACAACCGTCCCGACTTCTAGTTTGTCAGAGGATGCGGATCCGGCCACAGCAGAGCTCTTCTCCAGGGGTATGAAGAGGACCCAGTCGCGCCTCGCCACCATCCTGCCTGCCATCTGGAGGGAGGACGCGGAACTGCAGGCGGATAGCGTAACCGACGCCAAGATATCCCCCATGCACCTGTTTCTGACTGAGATCTCTAGTGTGTCAGAGTCAAATGATGCCAAGTCCAAGGAGGGGAGGACCTcatgggagggagagacagagcgggAGAAGAAAAGGGATGGGGAGAGGTCAGGGAACTTCCTCCAGCCCTTGAGAGGGGGGATGCGTCGGTCCCGGTCGCTGGTCACAGAGCTGGGCTCTGCAGAACAGACATTGGggccagacagaaacacacagatgTGGACAGAGGTGGAGAGGGTGAGGAAAGGCTCCATCCAGAGAGATCTATTCCTCACTGAGATCACAAACACAGGAAGGATGGATGCAGGCATGGAGAGAGATCCGGTGAAGTTCCTCCACCCTCCTGGCTCCCGATCGCGTCTCTACACCTACACCTGCGCCCCCGGCCTCCCGTCCTACGCTGAGGCCGAGGAGGCATACTCCAGGGGCATGAGGAGATCCCGATCCCTCCTCTCCGAAATCACAGTGGGGAGGCAGGAGTCGGAGTCacaggagacagagaaggagacagagaaggaacAAATGACCAGAGAGGAGTTCCTGAAGGAGATCCAATCAGCAGAGACCTTTTTGACAGAGATCATATCCAGACAAAATACAACCGCCTCCAACAAGCATTGCGAGGACTTGTCTCAGTCACCCACTCCAATGTCACCAGAATACGAGTCAATATGCATAGATCCTGACTCCTCTCAGACCATCCGTTTCCAATCAGAGAGTTCCATACGTACATCAAACAGAGGCAAAGACGATGTAGCACCGGAGGCCATTTACGCCCAAGTGACTAAACGGGCAAAAAAGAGTGAGATAAAGGTCACTATACGGCCTGAGATTCCAGTACTGCAAATAGGATCAAATAAACAGTCTGTCAAACAGGAAGAGGAATGTCCCACAGACACGACCTGCCTCAAGGACTCACCCAGCTCACTCACAGATCCCACCACTGACACCAACTCTCACCCAGACTCTCAGCCCCAGCCTGGTGACTTTGTGTTCTCAGAGATAATGCCAAAAAATGGCCTCCTCCTTTACCAAACATTCCCCAGTACAAAAACAGAGGAGGACGTTTCAGAAGGTCCAGCCTTACCTgtaagagaaacacagagagtcagagaaaggGTCGAGCTCTCAAGACAAGCTCAAGTTCAGTCTTTATCTCAAGACAGTGTTACTGGAGAAGTGGAAGAATCTGAAAAGAAACCCTGTGATGATGAGTCATCTATTTCTGTAGATGAGAAAGAGAGCAGGGGTCAGAATAATGTTGTGGAAAGGAATTGTGAGAGAATGAAAGGTGATGCTGAGGTCAGAGATACAGGGCAAGGATGTCAGAAGCAGGAAGTTGTTGATGACATTTTACATGACTTAACAACAGAGACATCAGAAACAGATAGAGCATGTCAAATTGAATCTAAAGATCACAAGGAAGAAGGGTCAGAGAGTTCAAAAGGTTGTGACAGTCAAATGAAGAACGACACATCACATTGTTCTACTGCTCAGTCACATAACCCAAATGTTGAAAGCTATTTACAAATCAACAAACAGAATTCACAGATCAACCAAAAAGGAAGGTCAGACCCAAGTCAAAAGAGCCCTGCAGCCGTTCCCACCACCCCAGACTGGGACCaatcctctgacctctctctctccaccatgacCCCCTCAGACTCATTCCTTTCATCTTTGACCCCCAGTTCAGCCGACTGTCTGACCCCAGGTGACCCGTGTGTTGGAGGTGAAGGACCAGGTGGTTGGAGGGTGCTGGGGACAGAAACCCCCCACAGAGACTCCGCCTACTTCTCTGACAGTGACTGGGAAGGGGATGGGCTTAGCAGGAAGGGCAGTGATGGACTGAGCGTGACCAGACCCGGCAGCGGACGAGGCGGAGAGAAGGGGACGCTGACAGGAATAGAAGAGAAGACAGAATTAGAGGATGAGGGAGAAACCGGGGGAAAGAGTCCCTTGAAGATGATTTCAAATAAGGGAATTGACATTGAGAGGGAAAAGGAGACAGTTCTTGAACAGAATGCTCATGTGCAGGATATCTCTCAAAACAGTGATGGTGGATATAAAGACATGTCAAGTATTCAGGAGAATGATCTCAGTCTGAAAGAAGTAGAACATAAAACAGGGTTAGAATCAGAACAGAGAGAAGATTCTGGAATGTTCCATAATGAGAGTGGAGAGTCAGATGAAAAAGGCCTAGTCCATCCGGGACTACTGTCTGATAACTCACAGACCAAGGAGAACAATGAGTTTATAGCTAAGCTGTTCTCTAATTTAGATGATGCACCTCTCAAAGGGTTCTCTTACAATGATGGAACTCAAATTTGTAATCATTACACAGAAGGTGTGATTTCTCATGTGGAGTCGAATGATTTTAGATTCCATGACTCCACAGACAAAGACTTGACATTGCCTTCTAATAGTACCACTAAGACAGATTGTTTGAAATTAATATCTGCCATTCAGACAAAGGATAACAAACTTGAGAATGAAGAACTCCCAGGTAttgaagagagagaaaatgataATTCCATGAAAGACACTACGGAACCAGTGACGGCGTTACATGGCGACCATGATAACAGAGAATCCAGGCTATCTAGGTTCTACGGTATTCAAACCAGCGAGGTCAAACTCAGTGAATATATTCCAGTAGTACTGGATCCCAACGACGGAGAGAGCACCAATGACGAAGAGAGCAAACTGGCCTCTTCTTTCTGGGCCGAGGGGGACACTGAGGGGACTGAAAGAGAAGATGGGCAAGGTCTAGAGATTCAACACACAGACGCCAATGAGCTTGGCCTGAGAAACTTGTGTTACTCAGAGGAAAGCGAAGACGAGAGGGCCAAGGCCAaatcagagacagagaaacagcttGCTGCTGGAGAGCTGTGTAACGCCATGAAGGAGAAATCTCCTCAAAGAGGACCAGTGACGGGGAGCCAGAGTGGGTCTTTGAGCAGGGATGGGTCTGCTGAGACTGTGGACAGGGAGTCGCCTGAGGATCTGGAGTTGAAGGCTAAAGAGCTGTGGAACActctggaggagggggaggggagtggGGGAGGAGTGGTGAGGGGCGAGTTCGACTGTCACCGTTTCCAGCAGGGAGACCTGCACCTGTGGCCATCGGAGAACGACCAGTGGGCCTCGCCGGAGAACAGAATCCAGGAAGCTGAACTCGGATTGGAATTCTTCTCAGCGTTCGGAAAGacctgggaggagagggagcagctGGTGGTAGGCCGGGAATTCTGGGAGGCTGAGGAGAACGATGAACTGGCGGGGAGTGAGCCTCATCCAGCCGTCCTCCAAGATAGTGAAGATACTTCTAATGACGAGAGGCAGGGACGGGTAGCCTATCTGGAAATAAAGGGAGAGTTGTCCCAGAAACAGGCTCTCTCCAGTAGCATTGACAGCCAACTATCCCAGGCACTGGATGTACAGCAAGAGGAAAATATAGAAAATCCAGATAGGTTTGATGATAATGATGAGCAAAATGTTGAAGGTGATCAGCTAGTGGTTGAGGTGGAAAACCGAGAAATCCCAGAGCATGAGACCTTTGCAAGAGGGAGGCAGTTCAGGTCACTCACTGAGACGGGTGGAGACAGTGAAAGTCAAACTGCATCTCTTCTAAACGACTTGGACGGAAACATTGCTCAAGATGAGGGAAATCAGAACTTCAACAGGTTGAATCATCTCAGTGAAGTCCAAATGGAAGAAGGGGCAATGGCCGAAAATAGCATAGAAAAAGAACAGGACTTTGAATTAGACAACCATCTTGCTCCCACAGTAAAGAGTATATATTTGGGTGTATCTATCTGCCTCACTGGAGTACCACAGGTAGATTTGTCAGGATTACAACATATTGAGCCAAGCATACGCATTGAAGAAGCTGACTCTACTCGCCAGCTTGTGGGGGAGGACAAAGAAGGGGGAGTAGACATTGTAAACACAGGTGAGGATTTGATAGACATATCTCTTCTATGTGACCCGGTGTCTTATCCCAATGATAATGACTTGGAGGATATAGCCTCTTGTACAGATCTGTCTGGTTCACAAGGAGACAACTTTCAGTTCAGTTCTGTAGACTTTCCCAGCCCTCCTCTTAGTATAGATATTGATATGCAAGAAGACAGGTTGCAGAGTTTAGATGATTCTTTTCCTAGTCCCCCACCTTCTGTCATAGAAATAGACGACGATCGCGGTCTTATAAACCTTGATTATTTAGGCTCAGATTTCATTACCAGTGCTGAGAGAGACCCAAAAATCGACCCCACTCCTCACACTGACATCCCAGAGCCGCCCCCCTTACCACCCACCACAACCCACAACAGAGGGATCTCTGCAAACCTCGACCTTTCACCTGTACATCCAACACTTCCATTATTCTCAGGTGAAAGCCAGAACCAGAGCCGCCTTACATCAAACATGTCCGAGGATGACAGAAATAACCTGTCCCAgaaaaacacaaccacaacctccaccacactccCGTCATTCCCCCAGAGTCCCCTCAACACCATCCCAGAGCTGTTGATCTCTGAGTGGAAGGATTTGGATGAGGAGCCTCTGGAAGATTTTGAGAAACTGGAGCAGCTGTGCTGCATATCTGGGGATGAGGAGGACACCCTGGGTGACCTCTTCCTGGGGAATCTGGAGCTGTTGGAGTCTATGAAGAAGATGCCTGAGCAGAAAACTAAGGCTTCTGGAGAGAGCGATAAAGGTGAAGAGACCTGTGGGACCTCCATGcctgaggggaagaggagagtggAACTGAAAGAGGAAGTTGACGGAATCTCTGAGAGCGCTGACTGGCTGGCCAGGTCGGTTCCATCGGCGGTCCAGGACATCCCAACTGGGGCTAAACTTTCACCTCAGGAGGAGAGGTGTGAACTACAGTTCCCATCAGCCATTTCACCATGTCATTCTCCTGACTCCAAGGACCAGAGGTCGCTTTCCAAAATGCCCACTAAAAATGGCCTAATGATGCAG gtgtgtgaggagagactgcagttctctctctgtgagaaTGTTAAAACGAACGTCCTCCGGGGAGCGACAGTGAGCGACAGCGTCATTCTCCGCCCATGGGGGGACCAGCCCTTCGATGGGGGCGGAGACACAGTCAGTGTGAAGGATGTAGGAAG CGAAGAGGAGCCGGACACCAAACCCAATTCTGAACCCCAGAGTGAGTCTGATGCGACTGACAGTGAACCACTGACTGTGATCCAGCAGCCAGAAGTTACACCCCCTCAGCCTGTGGCAAACCAAGCAATGAAAG CCAAACTGGCtcgcctgtctctctccctctccctccctcctctccctcttgctctccctctctcctccagtcccAAGGGAGGGTTCAGAGAGGGCGGGCTACACCGAGACAGGAGTGGGAGACGGAGGGGTGCGTCCCCAGGAAGTGACCCCGATGAGGATGAGGAAGAAGAACAGGAAGACGAAGGCTCCAGGAGGGTGATTGTTGTCACGGAAACAGACGTTGGCAAAAGGGTGGGGCTCAGGAGTCTGCTGAAGTCGCCAAGGGAACCGATagacaaagagaaagacagagggagaaacgTGTCCTTTTTTGATGATGTCACTGTCTATCTCTTTGATCAG GAAACTCCAACCATTGAGCTGAGTAGTTCCACCCGCACCAGTCCAGCTCCAACTCCTAACAAAATCACAAAATTTGATTTACATG CAAAGGCAAAGAGTCCAAAAGAAAAGGGGACTTGTCAGTCAAACCGAGGTCGCCCGTGGGGGCCAACCCAGTGA